Sequence from the bacterium genome:
GCTTGCGGGAACTCAGCGAGGTCGACGTGGCCGCGCTGGCCCGGCAAGGTGCCTAGCACGGCGTCGCGGGGACGAGACGCCCGTGCCAGGACCCCGATGATGGACAGGATGACCGCTATCAGGACGCCGGGAGCCATCCCGACGGTGATCACCCCCAACGTCGTGATCACCGCCAGCCGGAACTCCGGCAGAGAGACTCGCCGGAACCAGCACATGGTCTCATACTCAAACAGCCGCCAGACGGCGGCGATGACGATGGCGGCAAGTGCCGCCGTGGGGAGATACGACAGCGGCCGGGTCGCAAACAAGAGTATGAGGGCCACCCCGACAGCCCCCACAAGTTGGGCCAACTGGGTTCTTCCGCCCGCGGTCTCGACCACCGCCGTGCGTGAGTCCGCGCCGCTCACAGCAAAGCCCTGGGACAGCCCGGCCGCTAGGTTGGCAGCGCCGATGCCGATGAACTCCCGGTTGGGGTCCACGGCATAGCCGCCCCGAATCGCGAAGCTGCGCGCTGTGAGGATCCCGCTGCTGAAGCTCAACAGGGCCACCCCCAGGGCCCCCGCCACGAGGGTCTGGAGGTCGGCAACCGGGACCTCCGGGAAGGCGAACGGAGGCAGGCCGGGCGGGACAACGCCGGTCACGGCGACCCCCGCGGCTTCCAGGTTCAGCAGGCGCGAGAAGACGATGCCCGCCACAACTACCACCAGCGGCATGGGCACCCGCGGCGCCAGACGCCTGCCCGCCGCCAGCAGCACCAGAGCCGCCATCCCCACCGCCAGTGTGGGCCAGTGCGTCTGACCGAGTCTGCGCAGAAGGTCGTATGCCAGGCGGAAGAACCCGCCCCCCGAGGCACTGTAGCCGAGCACCTTGCTCAGTTGCCCGGTGACGATGGTGATGGCGACGCCGTTGAGGTAGCCCACGAGCACCGGCTTGGCGAGGAAGTCGGCCACGAAGCCCACGCGCGCGAGGCCCGCCACGATGCTGATCGCGCCGACCATGAGCGACAGCATGGCCACCAGCGGCACCCGCTGCTGCAGATCCACAGCCAGTGGGGCCACGACGGCCCCTACCAGGGCCGCCGTGGCGGAGTCGGGGCCCACCACGAGCTGCCGTGACGACCCTACCAGCGAGTAGACGAACATCGGCAGGATGGTGGCGTAGAGGCCGATAACCGGCGGTACCCCCGCCAGTTGTGAGTACGCCAGCCCGATCGGCACCGCGACGGTCACTAGGGTGAGCCCGGCGACCACGTCACCGCGCAGCCAGGACCTGTCGTAGTGCCGTAGCGTACCCAGCAGCGGCACCCATGACGTCAACCTGGCGAGACCGACGCCTTGCTCTTGACAGTTGCTCGCTGGTGAGGCCATCGGGCAACCCTCCGGCTGGGGCTTGTACCTGTCAGGCGACGGTCTCTAGCCAGGCCGCCCATGCGACCATCAGGCCGTAGCCCACCGTACCGGCCACGAAGTAGGCGAAGCGGCCGTCGCTGCCCTGTGGCAGATCATCCTTGATGCTGTTGACGACTACCCCACCGGCGACCAGGCCGACGATGATTGTCAGCCAGTCTATGGACAGCGGTGCGGCCCTCGCCACCACGGCCCCGACCACGATGCAGGCCGCCATCAGCCAGCGGCCCACCCGCTGGAAGCCCCGGTCATAGTCACGGCGCATGCCCTCGTCAGTGACCACCAGGTGCAGCGCCAGGGCACCACAGTAGAGCGCAAGCCCGCCGAGGCCCCGCGCCCACTCCACCAGCAGGTAGCCCATCATCAGGTTGTAGGCCGCAAAACTGCTCAGGTGCAGCAAGACTGGCGGCCTCCCGGAGGCAAGGTCCTCAGCCCCGGTCGGCGCCAGCGAGGCTTGGCGCCGCGCCATGAGCTGCTCCAGCCCGTAGAACACTGTGAAGCCCAGCAGCGCGGCGGCGTAGACGCGGAACTGATGCACGGGCCACGCCGGCTCCCCCGCGGCCTCCAGGAAGATGCGTTGCTTGTCGCCCATCAGCGGCAGCAGATCCAGGAAGACATAGGCGACAGAGACGCCGGCAGCCAGTGACAGCCACCGGCGACGGTGATGGATTGCGCTAAGATTGAGCCGGCCGCTGAGCACATGCACCAGGGCCAGGACTAGAGCGCCGACGAGGTAGGCGACGTCCACGCGAGCGGCCTCCCTGCGGGCCTCACCCGGCCGCGCACGCTAGAACGGGCCGACCCGAACCGCGATGCCCAGGAACACCAGTAGCCCTAGCAGGGCGATGCAGCAGCCGATGACGAGGCTGACGGAGACCGGGCGGCGCAGCACATGCAGCCCGAGTTGCTCGTAGGCCTTGACGTGCTGACACAGAGCCGCCGTCAGACCCAGCGTGCCTATGGCGGCCAGAGCCAGGCCAACGTGGCGGGCGGCGTGAGGCCGGTCCGGCGGGGCCGGCATCCGCTCCTGCATCTGCTGCAGGAACCTGTAGATGGTGAAACCGAACGTGATCATGGAGAGCGCGGTGCGCACCCACGCGTCGAGGGTCCGTTCGAGGGCGAGTCGCGTTCTCATCACCGCCATCTCGGTGCTACTAAGGACCGGCCGGCCGTCGCCCTCATTGCGGCTCGTCTGATCAATCACGGCCGTTCTCTCCTCGCGGCGGGCTCTGGTCCTTCTGGCCACTGAGGCGAACTGACGGTACACGCGAGGCGATGCGGTTGGCGATGCCGCGGACCAGCGCATAGGGCAGCCCCATCATGCCCGCGCCCACGACGATCGCGGCTCCGGGGTAAACCTGGCCAAGGATCGGGTACTGTATGACCGCGTCCAGCACGGTGGCGAAGATGACCGCCTTGCCAATCCCGGCCCAGCCCCGGGAGGCCTGGCGCTTCCGGTCGGCAGGCACCATGACGATGTCGTAGATGAAGGGCGGCTCACCCGACCTGGCGTCGTGCACTCCGTCCCGGACTCCGAACAGCACGGCAAGAATCGGCTGGATGACGAAGCGAAGTGCGGCCGGCCCGGTCAGACGCAGCCCCATGTCAGTCCAGAAGTCGGCAGAGAACAGATACACTGGCCTCACTCCTGTGGGCGAGCCCCCGCCTAGCTGTTGATGCGCCGTCTAAAGGCGCCCCTGCCTTGCGCCTGGGCCGTGCTCGCGGCACGGTGGTCCGGGCCCAGGATCAGAGCAGCAGCCCGACCAGCCCTCGGAAGATCTCTCGTGCAGGCAGGAGCAGGAAGACGACCGGCACGAACGGCAACGCAGCCCCTCCCACCAGAATCAGCAGGTGCTTGGTCCTGAACACCGTCGTCCGCATGTTGTAGACAAGCTGGGCCACCGAGTTGAGATCCGTACGGGCCGAGAAGTCATTTTGGGCCAGAGACTCGGCGTTGCCGGCGTCCGGAAGCAGCCAGCGCGCCTCGAAAGCGTGCCCCTGTTGGCACACCAGGGCGCCGTAGGCGGAGATGCCGGCGAGCTTGGCCCGCGCCAGGCACGGGCTGAACAGCAGCAGCGGCCCGGCGAAGATGACAAGTGTGCCGAGCAGAGCGCCCAAGAGTTGCAGGCGGAGATCAGCAATCCCGGCGCCTGTGGCCAGGATGCGGGTCGCGAAATGGCCGGCCAGACTGGCCAGCATCCCGGCCCCGGCAAAGGCAAATACCGTCAGCGAGATATTCAGGAAGTCCAACCCCCCGGCGCCATCGGGGTGCGAGGGCATGATCCGCAGGTGCAAACGGCTGACCCGCCAGCAGAACCGCCACCACAGAAGCAGCCGCCAGAGCCAGCGCAGTGACACCAGTGTGGACAGGGGGAGGGCCACGGTCACCGCCCACCACCCTGGCAGAGACAGTACGCCGCGGCCCTCGGCGAAGACCCACTGCAGACCGCTGTGCGCTGCTCCCTCATACACCAGGAACGTCGACTGAGCGAAGGCCAGGACCACGATGACCAGTTCGGCGGCCGTTGACGCGGCCAGCCGCGCGGTGGCGGCGATCGCCTGGTCGAAACGCGCAGTCTCGTCGGGTCCAAGCAGACCGGCCGACCGGAAGCAGCCATCCACCCATGCCAGGTGGCGGTCGAAACTCGTTTGCACGGCGATGAGCACTGGCATCCCGATCAGCAGACGCCCGGTCATCCCCCAGTCGGACAGCACCGTCGCCCCGGCGACCGCCCCGTAGGCTTTGCCCGCCACGAGCGACAGGACCACGAGCGGCAACCAGGCCAGCGCTATCAGCGCGAGCCACAGCCGCGGGTGTCCGGGACGGCCGGGGCCCGTCAGACGGGCGCGCCGGGCCAGACCAGAGAGCGGCCCATGCTCAAACAGTGCGAAGTGGCGTGCTGAAGACCCATGCCTCGCGCTCATGTTGTGCACTCGGAAGACAGGAATCCCGAGGGGCGGCTCTCGCCGCCTCGGTGCCGCCCGCCCGGCCGTCACAGCCGTTAGCTGAGAGTCTACCGGGCGAGTAAGGGAGCGTCTATGGGACCTAGGGCTAGCCCGCGGCTGCGGGGCGGCGAGGGGGCTAGGCCGAAGGTCTCATGGCGTATGCATCCCTCGTTCGCTACTATCAGGCTGGCCTGTGACGAACGCCGTGTCACCATCTCCGCCGCGCCTGAGGGAGACCGAATGGCCGCCATGCCCCAGACCACTCGCCCACCGTCTTTCCACCTGATGGCCAAGCCTGCCGGGGCCGCCTGCAACCTCAACTGCGCCTACTGCTTCTTCCTCAAGAAGTCCGCGCTCTATCCCGACGGACCGGCTCGGATGTCGGACGCGGTGCTGGAGAGCTATCTGCGTCAGACGATCCAGGCTCAGCAGGTACCCCTCGTCACGATCGCCTGGCAGGGCGGGGAGCCGACGCTGATGGGCCTCGACTTCTACCGCCGGTCTGTGGAGATCGAGAAGCGCTACCTGAAGCCCGGCACGACGGTCGAGCGCACGTTGCAGACCAACGGGGTCTTGCTGGATGAGGAGTGGTGCAGGTTCCTGCACGAGCACAGCTACCTGGTCGGCCTCAGTCTCGATGGCCCGCGAGAGCTCCACGACGTCTACCGCCGTGACAAGGCCGGCAAGCCAACCTTCGAGCGTGTGCTGCGTGCCGCACGGCTGATGCAGGAGCATGGCGTGGAGTTCAACGTCCTTTGCACCGTCAACGCTCAGAACGGGTCGCATCCCCTGAAGGTCTACCGGTTCTTCCGCGATGAGCTGAACGCGCGCTATCTGCAGTTCATCCCCATTGTTGAGCGCAACAACGCCAACGGCTTCCAGCAGGGAGACCGGGTGACTGACCGCTCGGTCCGCCCCCGGCAGTGGGGCCGCTTTCTGATCGATATCTTCGACGAGTGGGTGCGGCGCGACGTAGGTGAGATGTTCGTCCTCAACTTCGATGGCCCGCTGGCCAACTGGCTCGGCTCGCCTTCGACGTGCGTCTTCCGGCCGACGTGCGGCCAGGGAATGGCCCTGGAGCGCAATGGCGATCTGTACTGCTGTGACCACTACGTGGAGCCGGACTACCTGTTGGGCAACATCCTGGAGACACCGCTGGTGGAGCTGGTGTCCTCCGCCCGGCAGTTCCGCTTCGGTCAGGCCAAGCGAGACACGCTACCACGCTACTGCCGGCAGTGCGAGGTGCTGTTCGCCTGCAACGGGGAGTGCCCCAAGAACCGCCTCGCGCGGACGCCCGAGGGCGAGCCCGGCCTGAACTATCTGTGTGCCGGCTACAAGGCCTTCTTCAGGCACGTGGACCAGCCGATGAGGCTGATGGCGCAGTTGCTGCGGCGAGGTCGCGAGGCCAGGGAGGTGATGGGACTGCTCAGACAGGCTCAGCATGGCCATCAGGCTGCCGAGTGCCTTCCGTAGCACCCCGTGCCGGCGTGGCAGCGGGAGCTGACGTCAGCGCTACGACAGCAGAATGTGATGCCCGAACCAGGCGGCCCCTGCCAAAGGAGCCTGGCCGGGCGCCGCCGGGTCCGGCGCGCTTGGCAGAGTCCCCGGACCCACGAGGAGGGCTACTCTATGGCAGACGCAAAGAAGCCGAACATCCTGATCATCTGGGGTGACGACATCGGGTGGTTCAACGTCAGTGCCTACA
This genomic interval carries:
- a CDS encoding anaerobic sulfatase maturase → MPQTTRPPSFHLMAKPAGAACNLNCAYCFFLKKSALYPDGPARMSDAVLESYLRQTIQAQQVPLVTIAWQGGEPTLMGLDFYRRSVEIEKRYLKPGTTVERTLQTNGVLLDEEWCRFLHEHSYLVGLSLDGPRELHDVYRRDKAGKPTFERVLRAARLMQEHGVEFNVLCTVNAQNGSHPLKVYRFFRDELNARYLQFIPIVERNNANGFQQGDRVTDRSVRPRQWGRFLIDIFDEWVRRDVGEMFVLNFDGPLANWLGSPSTCVFRPTCGQGMALERNGDLYCCDHYVEPDYLLGNILETPLVELVSSARQFRFGQAKRDTLPRYCRQCEVLFACNGECPKNRLARTPEGEPGLNYLCAGYKAFFRHVDQPMRLMAQLLRRGREAREVMGLLRQAQHGHQAAECLP
- a CDS encoding DUF202 domain-containing protein, with the translated sequence MIDQTSRNEGDGRPVLSSTEMAVMRTRLALERTLDAWVRTALSMITFGFTIYRFLQQMQERMPAPPDRPHAARHVGLALAAIGTLGLTAALCQHVKAYEQLGLHVLRRPVSVSLVIGCCIALLGLLVFLGIAVRVGPF
- a CDS encoding SulP family inorganic anion transporter is translated as MASPASNCQEQGVGLARLTSWVPLLGTLRHYDRSWLRGDVVAGLTLVTVAVPIGLAYSQLAGVPPVIGLYATILPMFVYSLVGSSRQLVVGPDSATAALVGAVVAPLAVDLQQRVPLVAMLSLMVGAISIVAGLARVGFVADFLAKPVLVGYLNGVAITIVTGQLSKVLGYSASGGGFFRLAYDLLRRLGQTHWPTLAVGMAALVLLAAGRRLAPRVPMPLVVVVAGIVFSRLLNLEAAGVAVTGVVPPGLPPFAFPEVPVADLQTLVAGALGVALLSFSSGILTARSFAIRGGYAVDPNREFIGIGAANLAAGLSQGFAVSGADSRTAVVETAGGRTQLAQLVGAVGVALILLFATRPLSYLPTAALAAIVIAAVWRLFEYETMCWFRRVSLPEFRLAVITTLGVITVGMAPGVLIAVILSIIGVLARASRPRDAVLGTLPGQRGHVDLAEFPQATPTPGLVAYRFEAPLVYFNAAYFRSRVERVLGEHPELKWFVLDASAMVLVDTTGSDTLEEVRRELVAADQTLAIARARGRFRRMLQLTGLAERIGEEHLFQTVDDAGEAFAEADRAR